A region of Gracilinanus agilis isolate LMUSP501 chromosome 3, AgileGrace, whole genome shotgun sequence DNA encodes the following proteins:
- the LOC123240143 gene encoding methyl-CpG-binding domain protein 1-like isoform X1 yields MATEPGSRRPPRSSMADAWLDCPVLGPGWKRRETFRKSGATCGRSDTYYQSPAGDLIRSKVELTRFLGPDCDLRCFDFKQGVLKYFPTRASSQKKKRRVWPEKASLKEKHPEEPLPTPAAAKVFVKASKLPHAPPDTLTKWCEKCGARISGAGAGRQRLRSLCKSCRAQANALSWEQRASELGGCGDCKACRVTEDCGVCVVCVGRPSRPDAPWPPQSQCTQRRCLRSIDESSACGVCSGCQIKEDCGACWFCELKGKPDFQRQRTCLQRWCLKKRRRRTPRGTAAAKLPGRHPRGLAPPPQPLAQAISSSGAAREYEHPGLGVSISSPPKKQEGENYGAQDPGAVSPPPAALFSGFPGEVANRVRPQHSLKEEEGLGRGEEEGTAKASTLAILHKHSQSIATPTAAGPWGGLDSVLQEFLAELKALPLPARWEVLPPRGSDLRIFQPSPLSAVSAAVIYIRPGLFFHVVVQDIPVPATHRLYSAHPLRLTTVDEVVDLICNLEAYCLCPGWSGSWNRGLRSPDCDVLVYEGRCQACCLRQPWVPMY; encoded by the coding sequence ATGGCCACTGAGCCAGGCTCCAGGAGGCCACCCCGGTCCTCCATGGCTGATGCGTGGCTGGACTGCCCCGTGTTGGGCCCTGGCTGGAAACGCCGTGAAACCTTCCGGAAGTCGGGGGCCACCTGCGGCCGTTCAGACACCTATTATCAGAGCCCTGCTGGAGACCTGATCCGAAGTAAGGTTGAGCTGACCCGCTTCTTGGGCCCTGACTGTGACCTCAGGTGTTTTGATTTCAAACAGGGGGTTCTGAAGTATTTCCCTACCAGGGCATCTTCTCAAAAGAAGAAGAGACGAGTCTGGCCAGAGAAGGCCTCCCTCAAAGAGAAACATCCTGAGGAACCCCTGCCCACCCCTGCCGCTGCCAAGGTCTTTGTCAAGGCCTCCAAGTTACCACATGCCCCCCCGGACACTCTGACCAAATGGTGTGAAAAATGTGGAGCCCGTATCTCGGGGGCCGGTGCTGGGCGTCAGCGGCTCCGCTCTCTGTGCAAGAGCTGCCGGGCCCAAGCAAACGCCCTCAGCTGGGAACAGAGAGCATCGGAGCTGGGGGGCTGTGGGGACTGCAAAGCCTGCCGGGTAACCGAGGACTGCGGCGTCTGCGTGGTCTGTGTTGGGCGGCCATCCCGGCCCGACGCTCCCTGGCCCCCGCAGAGCCAGTGCACCCAGCGCCGCTGCCTCAGGAGCATCGATGAGAGCTCAGCCTGTGGGGTCTGTTCTGGCTGTCAGATCAAGGAAGACTGTGGGGCCTGCTGGTTTTGTGAGCTCAAAGGGAAGCCGGACTTCCAAAGGCAGAGGACATGCCTTCAGCGCTGGTGCCTCAAGAAGCGGAGGAGGAGGACACCAAGAGGGACAGCTGCTGCCAAGCTCCCAGGCAGGCATCCTCGAGGCCTGGCCCCACCACCTCAGCCCCTAGCTCAAGCCATCAGCTCCTCGGGCGCTGCCAGGGAGTATGAGCATCCGGGCCTCGGGGTGTCCATCTCATCCCCCCCCAAGAAGCAGGAGGGGGAGAATTACGGGGCCCAGGATCCTGGGGCTGTCTCCCCACCCCCTGCAGCCCTCTTTTCTGGCTTCCCCGGAGAGGTAGCTAATAGGGTCAGGCCCCAGCATTCTCTGAAAGAAGAGGAAGGTCTtggcagaggggaggaggaggggacagCAAAGGCCTCCACTTTGGCTATCCTACACAAGCATAGCCAGAGCATAGCCACCCCAACAGCAGCAGGGCCCTGGGGAGGCCTGGACAGTGTCCTCCAGGAATTTCTGGCAGAGCTGAAGGCGCTGCCCCTCCCTGCCCGCTGGGAAGTCCTGCCTCCAAGGGGGTCGGACCTACGTATCTTCCAGCCATCCCCCTTGTCTGCTGTGTCTGCTGCGGTCATCTACATCCGGCCAGGCCTCTTCTTCCATGTGGTGGTGCAGGACATCCCTGTGCCAGCCACCCACCGACTCTATTCGGCCCATCCGCTGCGCCTCACCACTGTGGATGAGGTGGTAGATCTCATCTGCAACCTGGAGGCCTACTGCCTGTGCCCCGGCTGGTCTGGCAGCTGGAATCGGGGCCTGCGTTCTCCAGACTGTGATGTCCTTGTATATGAGGGCCGCTGCCAGGCCTGCTGCCTCAGACAGCCCTGGGTCCCCATGTACTGA